The Clostridium sp. AWRP genome has a window encoding:
- a CDS encoding electron transfer flavoprotein subunit alpha/FixB family protein, with protein MNFDEYKDVWVFIECFQGQPKNVGFELLGQGRILADGLKQKLCAVVIGSDVEDAVKGASSHGADKVYVVQGEEYKNYSSDVYGDAFLKLCHKYNPNTILIGATIRGRELGSKIAVSLRTGLTADCTALSVEEGTGNVVWERPAFGGNLYAQILCSETRPQMGTVRPGAFKKPQENKNNRPEIIKETINIDKNSILTKVVDFIKSKEDSGVKLEEAEYIVSGGRGMKNGENFKMLQQLADLLGGTIGASRAAVDSGWIPQTKQVGQTGKTVSPKVYIACGISGAVQHLAGMSSSDTIIAINKDETAPIFEVADYCIVGDLFEVVPALIKEISSVKNL; from the coding sequence ATGAATTTCGATGAGTATAAAGACGTATGGGTATTTATAGAATGCTTCCAGGGACAACCAAAGAATGTTGGTTTTGAACTGCTGGGACAAGGTAGAATTTTAGCAGATGGCTTAAAGCAGAAATTATGTGCCGTAGTTATAGGCAGTGATGTAGAAGATGCGGTTAAGGGTGCAAGCAGTCATGGTGCAGATAAAGTTTATGTTGTGCAGGGAGAAGAATATAAAAATTATTCTTCAGATGTATATGGAGATGCATTTTTAAAACTATGTCACAAGTATAATCCCAATACCATTTTGATAGGTGCAACTATAAGAGGCAGAGAGCTTGGTTCTAAAATTGCAGTTAGTTTGAGAACGGGGCTTACTGCAGATTGTACTGCTTTAAGTGTAGAAGAGGGTACTGGAAATGTTGTATGGGAAAGACCTGCATTTGGAGGAAATCTTTATGCACAGATACTTTGCAGTGAGACTAGACCACAGATGGGAACTGTAAGACCTGGTGCATTTAAGAAACCACAGGAAAATAAAAATAATCGTCCAGAAATTATTAAAGAGACTATTAATATAGATAAAAATTCCATTTTAACAAAAGTAGTTGATTTTATTAAATCCAAAGAAGATTCTGGAGTCAAGCTTGAAGAAGCTGAGTATATAGTATCTGGCGGCAGAGGAATGAAAAATGGAGAAAACTTTAAGATGTTACAACAACTTGCAGATTTACTTGGTGGAACAATAGGAGCATCAAGAGCTGCTGTAGATTCTGGATGGATTCCACAGACAAAGCAGGTAGGGCAGACAGGCAAAACAGTTTCTCCAAAAGTATATATTGCATGTGGAATTTCCGGTGCTGTACAGCATTTAGCTGGAATGAGCTCTTCAGATACAATTATTGCAATTAATAAAGATGAAACTGCACCAATATTTGAAGTGGCAGATTATTGTATAGTAGGGGACCTATTTGAAGTCGTTCCAGCACTTATAAAGGAAATTAGTTCAGTAAAAAATCTTTAA
- a CDS encoding LysR family transcriptional regulator encodes MNLNQLYYFKKLSEIQHFTQAAKELYITQPSLSEAISSLEEEIGLELFHRQGRKIKLTKYGKVFYQYVCNSLSELEKGIECLKESSGIVGGIIDIGCIPTLCGNFLPNAINKYLHTVNLKTKFNIFTGMTLDVIAGIKSEKYDIGFCSILENEPNIEFIPILDQELVLVVNDKHPLAKEKIINLQDIGDYPLITYRQSLPIGKTIMELLKPYGLHVSYDFDDEITIGGMVCSTNVAAITARTSFLLQFHKLKIIKLNTPNNTRTVYMAYNKNNYHSIAVKMFSNYMIKKSKSHKVRTAN; translated from the coding sequence ATGAACTTAAATCAATTATATTATTTTAAAAAATTATCTGAGATACAGCATTTTACTCAAGCTGCTAAAGAATTATATATAACCCAACCAAGTCTAAGCGAAGCCATTTCATCCTTAGAAGAAGAAATTGGTTTAGAATTATTTCATAGACAAGGTCGAAAAATTAAACTTACGAAATACGGAAAAGTTTTTTACCAATACGTGTGCAATTCTTTAAGTGAATTAGAAAAAGGGATTGAATGCCTAAAAGAATCATCTGGTATTGTTGGAGGAATTATTGATATAGGATGCATTCCTACCTTATGCGGAAATTTTTTGCCAAATGCAATAAACAAGTATTTACATACTGTAAATTTAAAAACCAAATTTAACATTTTTACCGGCATGACTTTAGATGTTATAGCTGGAATCAAGTCAGAAAAATATGATATCGGCTTCTGTTCCATTTTGGAAAATGAACCTAACATTGAGTTTATTCCAATTCTTGATCAAGAACTTGTCCTTGTTGTAAACGATAAACATCCATTGGCAAAAGAAAAAATCATTAATTTGCAAGATATTGGTGACTATCCATTAATCACATATCGACAAAGCTTACCTATTGGCAAAACTATAATGGAACTCTTAAAACCTTATGGCCTTCATGTAAGTTATGATTTTGACGATGAAATAACTATTGGTGGAATGGTATGTTCAACAAATGTAGCTGCTATTACTGCACGTACCTCTTTTTTACTCCAATTTCATAAGTTAAAAATTATAAAACTAAATACACCAAACAATACACGTACAGTATATATGGCCTATAATAAAAATAATTACCATTCTATAGCTGTGAAAATGTTTTCAAATTATATGATTAAAAAGAGTAAAAGTCATAAAGTTAGGACTGCCAATTAG
- a CDS encoding electron transfer flavoprotein subunit beta/FixA family protein yields MNIVVCIKQVPDTTEIKIDPVKNTLIRKGVPSILNPFDKNALEQALRLKDQYGATVTAISMGPDNAKEVLREALSMGADKAYLVTDRAFGGSDTYATSYILSKAIEKLGPFDFVFVGKQAIDGDTGQTGSSIAEHLEISRLSYVLDIKMEGQKCVVERQVEEGTEIVETKLPVLCTLTKESNKPRYATIKGKIDSLKAEIGEIHLDDIKDIDTTKIGLKGSPTRVKATFTPKRQASGEVMKVVNPEKTAKELVGKLLEAKLV; encoded by the coding sequence ATGAACATCGTTGTTTGTATAAAACAGGTTCCTGATACAACAGAAATTAAAATTGATCCAGTTAAAAATACATTAATTCGAAAAGGCGTTCCAAGTATTCTAAATCCATTTGACAAAAATGCATTAGAGCAAGCACTTCGTTTAAAAGATCAATATGGAGCTACTGTAACAGCAATTTCCATGGGACCTGATAACGCAAAAGAAGTTTTAAGGGAAGCCCTTTCCATGGGTGCAGATAAAGCATACTTAGTTACAGATAGAGCTTTTGGAGGATCTGATACCTATGCAACTAGTTATATTTTATCAAAAGCAATTGAAAAACTAGGACCATTTGATTTTGTATTCGTAGGTAAACAGGCAATTGATGGAGATACAGGACAGACAGGTTCAAGTATTGCAGAACATTTGGAGATTTCCAGGTTAAGTTATGTGCTTGATATTAAAATGGAAGGCCAAAAGTGTGTAGTAGAGCGTCAAGTGGAAGAAGGAACTGAAATAGTTGAAACAAAACTTCCTGTTTTATGTACTTTGACAAAAGAAAGTAATAAACCAAGATATGCAACTATTAAGGGGAAAATTGACTCTTTAAAAGCAGAAATAGGAGAAATTCACTTAGATGATATTAAGGATATAGATACTACAAAAATAGGTCTTAAAGGTTCACCAACAAGAGTAAAAGCAACTTTCACACCAAAACGTCAGGCAAGTGGTGAAGTAATGAAAGTTGTAAATCCTGAAAAAACAGCAAAAGAGTTAGTTGGCAAGCTGTTAGAAGCAAAATTAGTTTAA
- the fadK gene encoding medium-chain fatty-acid--CoA ligase, which produces MDEIKINDSQKKLYEKMGYWGKKTLLDYWHTSVKMYRDKEFVVDDRGYRYTYGQLDEKAGIVASYFLSIGVKPLDVISFQIPVWSEFVIVTIACMKVGAVVNPIGMCYSGREVLYLLNLCKSKVFLCPTWYNKTNYEKLILSVKMDIKSLKHIVLLDNLKEKESSITTLTEILSSHFPLKLKDEIKVNSNDVAAVLCTSGTTGCAKGAMLTHNNIIFSEKYFSKELGITKDDIMFMPAPLNHATGFHHGIIAPMLIGSKVVLQQKFKSKKAIELMNREKCTWSMGATPFIYDILKNIREDELYLSSLKFYLCGGAVVPEEMVRQAYEYGIKLCEVYGSTESVPHVFVRPDENIELTFGTAGRTMEGVEVKIVNENRKEILPGNLGEEVSRGPNVFVGYIGDKIATNKVLDDEGWFYSGDLCVSDTSGNINIIGRKKDIIVRGGENLNSNHISQYISKFPLIKDEAVIGMPDKRLGERICAYVVLKKEVNSLKLEELLEYMEKEKIPKRYWPEHLEIIDKIPRTDSGKVKKNLLAKDLKVRMSRQEESSWKGENSVQEDQEKPQNQGLCAPS; this is translated from the coding sequence ATGGATGAAATTAAAATAAATGATAGCCAAAAAAAATTGTATGAAAAAATGGGCTATTGGGGTAAAAAAACACTCTTAGATTACTGGCATACGTCGGTAAAAATGTATAGAGATAAGGAATTTGTAGTAGATGATAGAGGATACCGCTATACCTATGGGCAATTGGATGAAAAAGCAGGTATTGTTGCTTCCTATTTTCTCAGCATTGGAGTAAAGCCTCTAGATGTTATTTCTTTTCAAATACCAGTATGGAGTGAATTTGTAATTGTTACTATTGCATGTATGAAGGTAGGAGCTGTTGTTAACCCGATTGGCATGTGCTATAGTGGTCGGGAAGTTTTGTATCTTTTGAATTTATGTAAAAGTAAAGTTTTCCTTTGCCCTACATGGTATAACAAGACAAATTATGAAAAATTGATTCTATCAGTCAAAATGGACATAAAAAGTTTAAAACACATTGTATTACTTGACAATCTAAAAGAGAAGGAAAGCAGTATCACTACTTTGACAGAAATATTATCATCACATTTTCCACTAAAGTTAAAAGATGAAATAAAAGTTAATAGCAATGATGTTGCGGCTGTTCTTTGTACATCCGGTACTACTGGATGTGCAAAGGGAGCTATGTTGACCCATAACAACATAATATTTAGTGAGAAATACTTTAGTAAGGAACTTGGCATTACAAAAGATGATATCATGTTTATGCCGGCACCTTTAAATCATGCAACTGGATTTCACCATGGAATTATTGCACCTATGCTCATTGGATCAAAAGTGGTTTTACAGCAAAAGTTTAAAAGTAAAAAGGCAATAGAACTTATGAATAGAGAAAAATGTACCTGGTCAATGGGAGCTACACCATTTATATACGATATTTTGAAAAATATTAGAGAGGATGAACTTTACCTTAGTTCGTTAAAATTTTATCTTTGTGGTGGAGCTGTGGTACCGGAAGAAATGGTAAGACAAGCCTATGAATATGGAATAAAACTATGTGAAGTTTACGGATCTACGGAAAGTGTTCCCCATGTATTTGTAAGGCCGGATGAAAATATTGAGTTAACATTTGGTACTGCAGGAAGGACCATGGAAGGTGTAGAAGTTAAAATTGTAAATGAAAATAGAAAAGAAATACTACCTGGAAATCTGGGGGAAGAAGTATCGAGAGGTCCAAATGTATTTGTAGGATATATAGGTGATAAAATAGCTACAAATAAGGTACTGGATGATGAAGGATGGTTTTATAGTGGAGATTTATGTGTAAGTGATACAAGTGGGAATATTAATATCATTGGGAGAAAAAAAGACATAATTGTTAGAGGTGGTGAAAATCTTAACTCTAACCATATAAGTCAGTATATTTCAAAATTTCCACTAATTAAAGATGAGGCAGTTATTGGAATGCCTGATAAGCGCCTAGGTGAACGAATTTGTGCTTATGTTGTATTGAAAAAAGAAGTTAATTCTCTGAAATTAGAAGAACTTTTAGAGTACATGGAAAAGGAAAAAATCCCTAAAAGATATTGGCCGGAACACCTAGAGATTATAGATAAAATTCCTAGAACTGACAGTGGAAAGGTGAAAAAAAATTTATTGGCAAAGGATTTGAAAGTTCGAATGAGTAGACAGGAGGAGTCAAGTTGGAAGGGCGAGAATTCGGTCCAAGAAGATCAAGAGAAACCACAAAACCAAGGGTTGTGTGCCCCAAGTTAA